In the Streptomyces sp. f51 genome, one interval contains:
- a CDS encoding SDR family NAD(P)-dependent oxidoreductase translates to MVISRAGILVPGATGALGAALVLRLHEQGAAVAVAGRDREGLTRVSRACGDAPARAFDAYDLEQCARTVTWAAGELDGLDAVVVCVGVAAFGPAESVNDAVAEHLFTVNTLAPLAFLRAALPVVKPGGVIAAVTGVVAESPSAGMADYSASKAALAAWLRGVRREQRASGVAVLEIRLPHVETGFAGRAVLGTPPALPAGLPVTDAVDAIVAALSAGARLVKPGRDAPLDVER, encoded by the coding sequence ATGGTCATCAGCCGTGCGGGGATCCTGGTTCCCGGCGCAACGGGAGCCCTCGGCGCCGCCCTGGTACTGCGGCTGCACGAGCAGGGAGCTGCCGTGGCCGTTGCGGGCCGCGACCGCGAAGGCCTCACCCGCGTGTCCCGGGCCTGCGGCGACGCCCCCGCCCGCGCTTTCGACGCGTACGACCTCGAGCAGTGCGCACGCACGGTGACCTGGGCCGCCGGGGAACTCGACGGGCTGGACGCGGTCGTCGTCTGCGTCGGCGTTGCCGCCTTCGGACCGGCCGAGTCGGTGAACGACGCCGTGGCCGAGCACCTGTTCACCGTCAACACGCTGGCTCCCCTGGCGTTTTTGCGAGCCGCCCTTCCCGTCGTCAAGCCGGGCGGCGTGATCGCGGCGGTCACGGGCGTCGTCGCCGAGTCGCCCTCGGCGGGCATGGCCGACTACTCCGCGTCGAAGGCGGCCCTGGCCGCGTGGCTCCGGGGAGTCCGGCGCGAGCAGCGGGCGTCCGGGGTCGCGGTGCTGGAGATCCGTCTGCCCCACGTGGAGACGGGATTCGCCGGCCGAGCCGTCCTCGGAACGCCTCCCGCGCTGCCGGCGGGACTGCCCGTCACCGATGCGGTGGACGCGATCGTCGCCGCGCTCTCCGCCGGCGCCCGGCTGGTGAAGCCGGGCCGTGATGCCCCGCTCGACGTCGAGCGGTAG
- a CDS encoding DUF427 domain-containing protein: protein MPESMDRTIESVWDYPRPPAVLPDDRLVRIECGGHVIAETRRALRVLETSHPPTFYIPPEDVRTDLLLPTNGHSWCEWKGTARYWDLIIGREVHGRAAWSYSDPEPAYTALRNCFAFYVSRVDRCLVGGEEARAQDGDFYGGWITSDVQGPFKGAPKTQGW, encoded by the coding sequence ATGCCCGAATCCATGGATCGCACAATCGAGTCCGTATGGGACTATCCACGGCCCCCCGCTGTCCTACCGGACGACCGCCTCGTCAGGATCGAATGCGGTGGCCACGTGATCGCCGAGACCCGACGGGCACTGCGGGTCCTCGAGACCAGCCATCCCCCGACGTTCTACATCCCACCGGAAGACGTCAGGACCGACCTGCTGCTCCCGACCAACGGCCACTCCTGGTGCGAATGGAAGGGCACCGCCCGCTACTGGGACCTGATCATCGGCCGCGAAGTACACGGTCGTGCCGCCTGGAGCTACTCCGACCCCGAACCCGCCTACACCGCCCTCAGGAACTGTTTCGCCTTCTACGTCAGCCGCGTCGACCGCTGCCTCGTCGGCGGCGAAGAGGCGCGGGCCCAGGACGGAGACTTCTACGGCGGCTGGATCACCTCGGACGTGCAAGGCCCCTTCAAGGGCGCGCCTAAAACACAGGGCTGGTAG
- a CDS encoding SpoIIE family protein phosphatase, whose amino-acid sequence MARPAIDYQALFAVTPSPCMVLGPDLVLADINEAACQVTGRTREDLLGRYLFDAFPENPADPDADGVRNLHTSLHRVLSSKEPDTMAPMKYDIPVAGRPGVFEERWWSAINTPVLGPDGQVEWLLHRGEDVTSFIRSHPRLREGGALSDVEAMEVELYARARELKRLNEELRHAHARERQVALTLQEAMLHSPHLARHRETAVRYLPAGSLNVCGDWYDVVDLPEDRFAVAVGDVVGHGLEAAAVMGMLRSALSAVVRAVEWPAEALDVLGLYARDVEGALSTTVVQAVVDTRARRIVYSSAGHPPAILVHSDGTFDLLDQATDPPLGARPEPVPHPQGVLPYTRGDTFVLYTDGLIERPGEDIDDSLRRLTDALARHARREPERLADTLLANLGVSSSTRDDVALVVIRL is encoded by the coding sequence GTGGCGAGGCCGGCGATCGACTACCAGGCGCTGTTCGCGGTCACCCCCAGTCCCTGCATGGTGCTGGGCCCGGACCTGGTGCTCGCCGACATCAACGAGGCGGCCTGCCAGGTGACCGGCCGCACCCGGGAGGATCTTCTCGGGAGGTATCTCTTCGATGCCTTCCCTGAGAATCCGGCGGACCCGGACGCCGACGGGGTGCGGAATCTGCACACCTCCCTGCACCGCGTTCTGAGCTCGAAGGAGCCGGACACGATGGCGCCGATGAAGTACGACATCCCCGTGGCCGGGCGGCCGGGCGTGTTCGAGGAGCGGTGGTGGTCCGCGATCAACACTCCGGTGCTCGGACCGGACGGGCAGGTGGAGTGGCTCCTCCACCGGGGGGAGGACGTGACCTCGTTCATCCGCTCTCACCCCCGCCTGCGAGAAGGCGGCGCGCTCAGCGATGTGGAGGCGATGGAGGTCGAACTGTACGCGCGAGCACGTGAGCTCAAACGGCTGAACGAGGAACTGCGCCACGCCCATGCCCGGGAACGCCAGGTCGCCCTCACCTTGCAGGAGGCCATGCTCCACTCGCCTCATCTGGCCCGGCACCGGGAGACCGCGGTGCGCTACTTGCCCGCCGGGTCACTGAACGTGTGCGGCGACTGGTACGACGTGGTCGACCTGCCCGAGGACAGATTCGCCGTCGCGGTCGGCGATGTCGTCGGCCACGGACTTGAGGCCGCCGCCGTCATGGGTATGCTCCGCAGCGCGTTGTCCGCCGTCGTCCGGGCCGTGGAGTGGCCTGCGGAGGCCCTGGACGTTCTGGGCCTGTATGCACGCGACGTGGAGGGTGCGCTGTCCACCACGGTCGTCCAAGCCGTCGTCGACACCCGTGCCCGCCGCATCGTGTACAGCAGCGCCGGCCACCCGCCCGCCATCCTGGTCCACTCCGACGGCACCTTCGACCTTCTCGACCAGGCCACCGACCCACCGCTGGGAGCCCGCCCCGAACCCGTCCCCCACCCCCAGGGCGTCCTGCCCTACACCCGCGGCGACACCTTCGTGCTCTACACCGACGGCCTCATCGAACGCCCCGGCGAGGACATCGACGACAGCCTGCGACGCCTCACCGACGCGCTCGCCCGCCATGCCCGCCGCGAACCCGAACGCCTCGCCGACACCCTGCTCGCGAACCTCGGCGTCAGCAGCAGCACCCGCGACGACGTCGCCCTGGTCGTCATCCGCCTGTGA
- a CDS encoding restriction endonuclease, with translation MAVPARARRTARRSRRFELRATALYFALLAVILALVGAAARTAAAAAVHRPAWAVALALVGVGTVMAGCRGRRRISAARIARRAALALDEATQTAVEALDTASPAPAVGLVPAAAGTCGCLGTDPAVLLPETVPETPLDTVEIAYEALDPDEFEQAVAELCRRDGCLDVDVVGGAGDLGADVVARTPDGRSVVIQCKRYCDGNRVGSQDLQRFGGTCFTVHGADVAVVVTTSDFTAPALDYAEQCGIVCVDGPQLRRWQEDAGPRPWEAQPSAA, from the coding sequence ATGGCCGTTCCCGCACGCGCCCGGCGCACCGCGCGCCGCTCCCGTCGGTTCGAACTCCGGGCGACGGCCCTCTACTTCGCCCTCCTCGCGGTCATCCTCGCTCTGGTGGGCGCGGCCGCCCGCACCGCGGCCGCCGCCGCGGTGCACCGTCCCGCCTGGGCCGTGGCGCTCGCCCTTGTGGGCGTCGGCACCGTCATGGCCGGCTGCCGTGGGAGGCGCCGGATATCGGCGGCGAGGATCGCGCGCCGCGCGGCCCTGGCCCTGGACGAAGCCACGCAGACGGCGGTCGAAGCGCTCGACACGGCGTCACCGGCTCCCGCCGTCGGCCTGGTCCCCGCCGCGGCCGGCACCTGCGGCTGCCTCGGCACGGATCCCGCCGTCCTGCTTCCCGAGACCGTGCCCGAGACGCCCTTGGACACGGTGGAGATCGCCTACGAGGCCCTGGACCCGGACGAGTTCGAACAGGCGGTGGCCGAATTGTGCCGGCGCGACGGCTGTCTCGACGTGGACGTCGTGGGCGGGGCCGGGGACCTGGGCGCCGACGTCGTGGCGAGGACGCCCGACGGCCGCTCGGTCGTCATCCAGTGCAAGCGGTACTGCGACGGCAACCGGGTCGGCTCACAGGACCTGCAGCGCTTCGGCGGCACCTGCTTCACCGTTCACGGTGCCGATGTCGCCGTCGTGGTCACCACCAGCGACTTCACCGCCCCCGCCCTCGACTACGCCGAGCAGTGCGGCATCGTGTGCGTCGACGGTCCGCAACTGCGCCGCTGGCAGGAGGATGCGGGACCGAGGCCGTGGGAGGCGCAGCCGTCGGCGGCCTGA
- a CDS encoding alpha/beta hydrolase: MDTRGRNNVTVTGRADGPVLLLAHGFGCDQNMWRLVVPALAADFRVVMFDYVGSGRSDPSAWSEQRYSSLEGYALDVLEICEELDLRDVIFVGHSVSAMVGVLAAARAPQRFSRLVMVAPSPRYIDEDGYRGGFSTDDINELLDSLESNYLGWSAVMAPVIMGNADRPELGQELTASFCATDPDMARVFARTTFLSDSRADLKTVAVPTLVLECRQDMIAPREVGSYVNEAIPGSRLVTLDATGHCPQLSAPQATVQAITDFIGAAA, translated from the coding sequence ATGGACACCCGTGGCAGGAACAACGTCACCGTCACCGGCCGTGCGGACGGGCCGGTGCTCCTGCTGGCGCACGGGTTCGGCTGTGACCAGAACATGTGGCGCCTGGTGGTCCCCGCGCTGGCCGCGGACTTTCGGGTGGTGATGTTCGACTACGTGGGCTCCGGCCGTTCTGATCCTTCGGCCTGGAGCGAGCAGCGCTACAGCTCGCTGGAGGGCTATGCCCTTGATGTGCTGGAGATCTGCGAGGAGCTGGACCTGCGGGATGTGATCTTCGTGGGGCATTCGGTCAGTGCCATGGTCGGGGTGCTCGCGGCGGCCAGGGCCCCCCAGCGGTTCTCCCGCCTGGTGATGGTGGCTCCCTCGCCCCGCTACATCGACGAGGACGGGTACCGGGGCGGTTTCAGCACGGACGACATCAATGAGCTGCTGGATTCGCTGGAGTCGAACTATCTGGGCTGGTCCGCCGTGATGGCCCCGGTGATCATGGGTAACGCGGACCGGCCGGAGCTCGGCCAGGAGCTGACCGCGTCGTTCTGCGCGACCGACCCGGACATGGCCCGGGTCTTCGCCCGAACGACGTTCCTGTCCGACAGCCGCGCCGATCTCAAGACGGTCGCGGTGCCGACGCTGGTGCTGGAGTGCAGGCAGGACATGATCGCCCCGCGCGAGGTCGGCTCATACGTCAATGAGGCCATTCCCGGCAGCCGTCTGGTCACGCTGGATGCGACGGGGCACTGCCCGCAGCTGAGCGCACCGCAGGCCACCGTTCAAGCGATCACCGACTTCATCGGCGCTGCCGCATGA
- a CDS encoding SpoIIE family protein phosphatase, which yields MCRTSHDPGEEPDVGVADAVFISMLEDSAEELYEQAPCGYLSTLMDGTIAKINTTLLDWLGLCRAQVVGRMRFADLLTVGGKLYHETHFAPLLQMKGEASGIALDIKASGKQRMPVLVTSKVKTSDDGEPQLIRTTVFDARDRRAYETELLRGRQAAEEARRQAEADRERLQEALAVLQQNLLPAELPKVPGLEAASYYHTASPDLLGGDFYDLFPLDADRWAFFLGDVCGKGPQAAAVTSLTRYTLRAAALHDPDPVTVLSTLNTVLHERYTSGDTRYCTAIFGVLTPADDHVSVHVASGGHPSALIQHADGTADYLPTPGGMLVGVLPGAQFETARTRLFPGDTLLLYTDGLTEARTGPDRELYGEDALRAFTAAQPAAGPQALITALTGLLTGFGDGLDDDTALLALGVPAPLPTPRVKT from the coding sequence ATGTGCCGTACCAGCCATGACCCGGGCGAGGAACCGGACGTGGGTGTCGCGGACGCGGTGTTCATCTCGATGCTGGAGGACAGTGCCGAGGAGCTGTACGAGCAGGCACCGTGCGGCTACCTGTCGACACTGATGGACGGAACCATCGCGAAGATCAACACCACGTTGCTGGACTGGCTTGGCCTGTGCCGGGCTCAGGTGGTGGGCCGGATGAGGTTCGCCGATCTGCTCACAGTGGGCGGGAAGCTCTACCACGAGACGCACTTCGCCCCGTTGTTGCAGATGAAGGGAGAGGCCAGCGGCATCGCCCTGGACATCAAAGCCTCCGGAAAACAGCGGATGCCGGTGTTGGTCACATCGAAGGTGAAGACCAGCGACGACGGCGAGCCGCAGCTGATCCGCACGACCGTCTTCGACGCCCGCGACCGCCGCGCCTACGAGACTGAGCTGCTGCGCGGCCGCCAGGCGGCGGAGGAAGCACGCCGGCAGGCGGAGGCCGACCGCGAACGGCTCCAGGAAGCCCTCGCCGTCCTTCAGCAGAACCTGCTGCCCGCCGAGCTGCCCAAGGTCCCGGGCCTGGAGGCCGCCTCCTACTACCACACCGCCTCCCCGGACCTGCTCGGCGGAGACTTCTACGACCTGTTCCCCCTCGACGCGGACCGATGGGCATTCTTCCTCGGCGACGTCTGCGGCAAAGGCCCCCAGGCCGCTGCGGTCACCTCACTGACCCGCTACACGCTGCGGGCCGCCGCCCTGCACGACCCGGACCCCGTCACCGTGCTGAGCACCCTGAACACCGTGCTGCACGAGCGGTACACCAGCGGCGACACCCGCTACTGCACCGCCATATTCGGCGTCCTCACCCCCGCCGACGACCACGTCAGTGTGCACGTGGCCTCCGGAGGCCACCCCTCCGCACTGATCCAGCACGCGGATGGCACCGCAGACTATCTGCCGACCCCCGGCGGCATGCTCGTCGGCGTCCTGCCCGGCGCACAGTTCGAAACCGCCCGCACCCGGCTCTTTCCCGGCGACACCCTGCTGCTCTACACCGACGGCCTGACCGAGGCCCGCACGGGGCCCGATCGCGAGCTGTACGGCGAGGACGCCCTGCGCGCCTTCACCGCCGCCCAGCCCGCTGCTGGACCGCAGGCCCTGATCACCGCACTGACAGGGCTCCTCACCGGGTTCGGTGACGGCCTCGACGACGACACGGCGCTGCTTGCCCTCGGCGTGCCCGCCCCGCTTCCCACCCCGCGAGTGAAGACCTGA
- a CDS encoding STAS domain-containing protein, which produces MSPLTITSRDAATGPVLEITGDLDYETAPNLRKSLDNLTLTGGQLLVLDLAGLEFCDSSGITTLLAARNLAAERGGDMALAAVPANTARILSIIGLDRVFIIHPDAATATTPRSAGG; this is translated from the coding sequence ATGAGCCCGCTGACGATCACCTCCCGAGATGCCGCCACCGGTCCCGTACTGGAGATCACCGGTGACCTCGACTACGAGACCGCCCCAAATCTCCGCAAGTCCCTCGACAATCTCACCCTGACCGGCGGGCAACTGCTGGTCCTGGATCTGGCCGGCCTGGAATTCTGCGATTCCAGCGGCATCACCACTCTGCTGGCCGCCCGCAACCTGGCCGCCGAACGAGGCGGTGACATGGCCCTGGCCGCGGTCCCCGCCAACACCGCCCGCATCCTGTCCATCATCGGTCTGGACCGGGTCTTCATCATCCACCCGGACGCCGCAACGGCCACCACCCCCCGCTCTGCGGGAGGTTGA
- a CDS encoding PP2C family protein-serine/threonine phosphatase — protein MSTDAPAYVPWTSVPYPVLIADPAGAVLHVNAQAGGLFPAIRSGAALAGSVPAWLADAHARQVADGPSDNVLVSGLVGERTFEAHPTVQDDGDVVWWFVDDTDHRLAREALRMERERTAFLAEASNTLLSSLNLERCMDVTAQLAAEHLADAALVIAPRSAHRLPVVVCLRGGGTQRFQWNVDPEEVPGLGEALQGFPPVPSRWVDPASAPAWLVPDGFGTVGSIVVTPLPGHGVPAGALILLRRSGETAFSEAEEVFARLFAARAGAAMSAARLYAEQSSLSRTLMQDLLPPVLRQISGVDFAGGYRPSKDHERIGGDFYDVHPAATDGEASFAVLGDVCGKGLEAAVLTGKIRNTLQALLPMADDHQRVIDLLNGALINSRHTRFATLVMVSAVREAGSVRLQVTSAGHPPALIVRSDGTVEEGSSRGTLVGVFPTARATTAQETLAPGEFCVLFTDGITEAKGGPFGDEMFGEDRLKDALAQCAGMPAEAIVEHVQMLASQWVGSATHDDMAVMVIAAPRSHHLSAVDGHTRGRFTA, from the coding sequence GTGAGCACAGATGCTCCGGCTTATGTGCCATGGACGTCCGTGCCCTACCCGGTCCTTATCGCGGATCCCGCCGGTGCGGTACTCCACGTCAACGCCCAGGCCGGCGGACTCTTCCCCGCGATCCGCTCCGGTGCTGCCCTGGCCGGGAGCGTGCCGGCCTGGCTCGCGGACGCACACGCACGCCAGGTGGCAGACGGCCCGAGCGACAACGTCCTGGTGTCGGGCCTGGTGGGGGAGAGGACCTTTGAGGCTCATCCCACCGTGCAGGACGACGGGGACGTCGTGTGGTGGTTCGTGGACGATACCGATCACCGGCTGGCCCGTGAAGCACTGCGGATGGAGCGCGAGCGGACCGCTTTCCTCGCCGAAGCCTCCAACACCTTGCTCTCGTCACTGAATCTGGAGCGGTGCATGGACGTGACCGCCCAACTGGCCGCCGAACATCTCGCGGACGCCGCGCTGGTCATCGCGCCCCGCAGCGCCCACCGACTGCCGGTCGTGGTCTGCCTGCGCGGCGGCGGCACGCAGCGCTTCCAGTGGAACGTCGACCCCGAGGAAGTCCCTGGTCTGGGGGAGGCTCTCCAGGGCTTCCCCCCGGTGCCGTCGCGATGGGTCGACCCCGCCTCGGCCCCGGCCTGGCTCGTCCCCGACGGATTCGGCACAGTCGGTTCGATAGTCGTCACGCCGCTGCCCGGGCACGGCGTGCCCGCCGGAGCCCTGATCCTGCTGCGACGCAGCGGGGAGACCGCGTTCAGCGAGGCGGAGGAGGTCTTCGCCCGTCTGTTCGCCGCCCGCGCCGGCGCCGCGATGTCCGCGGCACGCCTCTACGCCGAGCAGTCCTCCCTGTCCCGGACCCTGATGCAGGACCTGCTCCCGCCGGTCCTGCGCCAGATCTCGGGAGTGGACTTCGCGGGCGGCTACCGGCCATCGAAGGACCACGAGCGCATCGGTGGCGACTTCTACGACGTCCATCCCGCCGCCACCGACGGCGAGGCGTCCTTCGCGGTCCTGGGCGATGTCTGCGGCAAGGGCCTCGAAGCCGCCGTCCTGACCGGAAAGATCCGCAACACACTTCAGGCTCTGCTGCCCATGGCCGATGACCACCAGCGCGTGATCGACCTGCTCAACGGCGCGCTCATCAACTCCCGCCACACCCGATTCGCCACCCTCGTCATGGTCTCCGCCGTGCGCGAGGCCGGCTCCGTGCGCCTTCAGGTGACCAGCGCCGGACACCCGCCGGCCCTCATCGTGCGAAGCGACGGCACCGTGGAGGAAGGCAGCTCCCGCGGCACACTCGTCGGGGTCTTCCCCACGGCCCGCGCGACGACCGCTCAGGAGACGCTGGCTCCCGGTGAGTTCTGCGTGCTGTTCACCGACGGCATCACCGAGGCCAAGGGCGGCCCGTTCGGCGACGAGATGTTCGGCGAGGACCGGCTGAAGGACGCGCTGGCCCAGTGCGCGGGGATGCCCGCGGAGGCGATCGTGGAACACGTGCAGATGCTCGCATCCCAGTGGGTGGGATCCGCGACGCACGACGACATGGCCGTCATGGTCATCGCCGCTCCACGTTCCCACCACCTCAGCGCGGTGGACGGCCATACTCGGGGCAGGTTCACCGCATGA
- a CDS encoding cobalamin-dependent protein (Presence of a B(12) (cobalamin)-binding domain implies dependence on cobalamin itself, in one of its several forms, or in some unusual lineages, dependence on a cobalamin-like analog.), with protein sequence MTPTVTVSLEHRIDQLWEAVSLGDEQAATRAVFGALKDGTPAESVLQDVIAPVQRKVGEEWAANRLTVAREHAATAISDRAVAALSHHHAAHAAVGRGTVIVACVDGEWHGLPARLLAEVLKLRGWTVDYLGAQVPTDHLITHIHQTGPEMVALSGSIATRLPTAHATITAVQATGTPVLVGGAAFGRHGQYARLLGADAWAPDARTAADRLDQGPLPRPAPAHQPIDDLPHLADQEYTMVARTHTRLVRTVMGALEERFPAMRDYTTRQRQHTAEDIAHIVDFLAAALYTGDPQLFTDFLTWTAKILNARSVPARSLTPALDILSEQLKDFPRAALMLTQATDCLTGTRSVIASDSRNTA encoded by the coding sequence ATGACCCCTACCGTCACCGTCTCCCTGGAGCACCGGATCGACCAGCTGTGGGAGGCGGTCTCGCTCGGCGACGAGCAGGCCGCCACTCGTGCGGTCTTCGGCGCGCTCAAGGACGGTACGCCGGCGGAAAGCGTGCTCCAGGACGTGATCGCGCCCGTTCAGCGCAAGGTCGGCGAAGAGTGGGCCGCCAACCGCCTCACCGTCGCAAGGGAACACGCTGCCACCGCGATCAGCGACAGGGCCGTCGCCGCACTCTCCCATCACCACGCCGCCCACGCCGCAGTCGGCCGGGGCACGGTGATCGTGGCCTGTGTGGACGGGGAATGGCACGGCCTGCCCGCCCGCCTCCTGGCCGAAGTCCTCAAATTGCGCGGCTGGACGGTCGACTACCTCGGTGCTCAGGTCCCCACCGACCACCTGATCACGCACATCCACCAGACCGGGCCCGAAATGGTGGCGCTCTCCGGCTCGATCGCCACCCGCCTGCCGACCGCGCACGCCACGATCACCGCGGTCCAGGCCACCGGCACCCCCGTCCTGGTCGGCGGGGCCGCCTTCGGCCGGCACGGCCAGTACGCCCGCCTGCTCGGCGCCGACGCCTGGGCCCCGGACGCGAGGACCGCTGCGGACCGGCTCGACCAGGGACCGCTGCCCCGCCCCGCACCGGCGCACCAGCCCATCGACGACCTGCCGCACCTGGCCGACCAGGAATACACCATGGTCGCCCGCACCCACACCCGCCTGGTGCGCACGGTCATGGGCGCACTGGAAGAACGCTTCCCCGCCATGCGCGACTACACCACCCGGCAACGCCAGCACACGGCCGAGGACATTGCGCACATCGTGGACTTCCTGGCCGCCGCCCTCTACACCGGCGACCCGCAACTCTTCACCGACTTCCTCACCTGGACAGCCAAAATCCTCAACGCCCGCAGCGTCCCCGCCCGTTCCCTCACTCCGGCCCTGGACATCCTGAGCGAGCAGCTCAAGGACTTCCCCCGGGCCGCTCTCATGCTCACCCAGGCCACCGACTGCCTCACCGGGACAAGGTCCGTGATCGCCTCCGACTCCAGGAACACCGCATGA
- a CDS encoding STAS domain-containing protein, whose product MTPPFGLEPTQFRLTAAPGPDEDVLILKMHGFLDYDYADCFLAAATEHLEGTPGLRALHLDCSDLDGLDSMGLAMLLMLHRRTTAAHVTLYLDARPPALERMLDITGTLDHLAPHHAATTSGPAEPHRMAYRHTSEDDIRLDRAGQGHRPSGSDSSG is encoded by the coding sequence ATGACGCCTCCCTTTGGACTCGAACCCACCCAGTTCCGTCTGACCGCCGCACCCGGCCCGGACGAGGACGTCCTGATCCTGAAGATGCACGGGTTCCTCGACTACGACTACGCCGACTGCTTCCTGGCTGCCGCGACCGAGCACCTCGAAGGCACACCAGGCCTGCGCGCCCTGCACCTGGACTGCAGCGACCTGGACGGCCTCGACTCCATGGGCCTGGCCATGCTGCTGATGCTCCACCGCCGCACCACCGCAGCGCACGTCACCCTCTACCTGGACGCCCGGCCCCCGGCCCTCGAGCGGATGCTGGACATCACCGGCACCCTGGACCACCTCGCCCCCCATCACGCTGCCACGACGAGCGGTCCCGCCGAGCCCCACCGCATGGCATATCGTCATACGTCAGAAGACGACATACGCCTCGACCGCGCCGGCCAAGGGCACCGGCCCTCCGGATCGGACTCCAGCGGCTGA
- a CDS encoding MarR family transcriptional regulator, whose product MTERTRPTLDPLRAAARQAGSIAELLDVMWEQDRDAPPPYIPVSQLRVMYIVDRENGIRMRALNRLLGAAPPSVCRLVDRLQALGFVERRPCPDSRREITLSLTGAGRKHLARIRERRDHLLVQALAGMPSRQRTALTEALTGLQQALVDQPMLRLAPEDVPPVSLARDTARSA is encoded by the coding sequence ATGACCGAGCGCACCCGCCCCACCCTCGATCCCCTTCGCGCCGCGGCCCGCCAGGCCGGCAGCATCGCCGAACTCCTCGACGTCATGTGGGAACAGGACCGCGACGCCCCACCCCCCTACATCCCCGTCTCCCAGCTCCGCGTGATGTACATCGTCGACCGCGAGAACGGGATACGCATGCGAGCCCTCAACCGGCTCCTGGGCGCTGCGCCGCCCTCGGTCTGCCGCCTGGTCGACCGCCTCCAGGCCCTCGGCTTCGTCGAACGCCGGCCCTGCCCGGACAGCCGCCGCGAAATCACGCTCTCCCTGACCGGGGCAGGCCGCAAGCACCTGGCCCGAATCCGTGAACGGCGCGACCACCTCCTGGTCCAGGCCCTCGCCGGCATGCCGAGCCGGCAGCGCACCGCACTGACCGAAGCCCTCACCGGATTGCAGCAGGCCCTGGTCGACCAGCCCATGCTCCGCCTTGCCCCAGAGGACGTCCCACCCGTCTCCCTGGCGCGAGACACAGCACGATCCGCCTGA